The genomic stretch CGCCTGGCTGCTATCCAGTCCAACTACGTAGGCAAAGTGGCTGACCTGAGCGTTCCTCTGCTGATTCTTTCCTTTATTCCTAAGAACCCGTTTGCTGATCTGACCGGTGCAAGCCCGACGTCCATCATCAGCGTGGTGATTTTCGCGGCCTTTGTTGGCGTTGCGGCGCTTCAGCTGGTTAAAGATGATGCGGAGAAAGGCCCCCGCGTTCTGGCATTCATCGATACCCTGCAAGCCTGGGTGATGAAACTGGTTCGCCTGGTCATGAAACTGACCCCTTACGGCGTTCTGGCACTGATGACCAAAGTGGTTGCCGGTTCTAACATTCAGGACATCATGAAACTGGGCAGTTTCGTGGTGGCGTCTTACCTCGGCCTGGGTATTATGTTCGTGGTTCACGCCGTGCTGTTGTCTTTCACCGGCGTTAACCCGGCGAAATTCTTCCGTAAAGTCTGGCCGGTGCTGACCTTCGCATTCACCAGCCGTTCCAGCGCCGCCACCATTCCCCTGAGTGTTGAAGCGCAAACGCGCCGTCTGGGTATCCCGGAGTCGATCGCCAGCTTCGCAGCATCCTTTGGTGCCACTATCGGTCAGAATGGCTGTGCCGGTTTATACCCGACAATGCTGGCTGTGATGGTCGCGCCGACTGTCGGCATCAACCCGTTTGATCCGGTCTGGATTGCCACGCTGGTTGGGATAGTGACCCTAAGCTCGGCCGGTGTTGCCGGCGTGGGCGGCGGCGCGACTTTCGCAGCACTTATCGTGTTACCCGCGATGGGCCTGCCGGTCACGCTGGTCGCGCTGTTGATCTCCGTCGAGCCACTGATTGATATGGGCCGAACTGCTCTGAACGTAAGTGGTTCTATGACTGCCGGAACGATCACCAGCCAGTTACTGAAACAGACAGATAAAACGGTAATGGACTCTGAAGAAACAGCTGAACTGGCTCATCGCTGATCCCGGTTCGCTGATAACAAAAAAACCGAAGCCATCTGGCTTCGGTTTTTTTATATCTGCATTATTTATGCAAAAACTCAGAACGGATAGTCGTGAAAACCAATTTGTTCTGAGATGTTGCGCGCAGCGGTATGCAGCATTTCGACGTAATGCGCTTTGCTTTCCTCTGAAAAACGGATCGTTGGGAAAGAAATACTCAGGCCAGCAATCACCACGCCAAAACGGTCAAACACGGGAACCGCGATGCAGCGAAGCCCCTGCTCCTGCTCTTCATTATCTTCGCCATAACCCTGCACGCGCACCTGATCGAGCGCCGTCTGCAAATCATCGGCATTCATGATGGTATTTTCAGTGCTGCGGGTGAATTCAATTTCCTGCAACAACTCGCTGACTTCGGCTTTATCGCCCCAGGCCAGAAGCACTTTACCGATAGCGGTGGTGTGCAGCGGATTTCGGCGG from Rahnella sikkimica encodes the following:
- a CDS encoding L-cystine transporter, translated to MNFPLVINVVVFVALLLLLGQTRHKQWSLAKKVLAGLALGVLFGLALQLIYGSDDPVLKTSITWFNIVGNGYVQLLQMIVMPLVFVSILSAVAKLHNASSLGKISFLTIGTLLFTTLIASLVGIFVTGLFGLTADGLVQGTQETARLAAIQSNYVGKVADLSVPLLILSFIPKNPFADLTGASPTSIISVVIFAAFVGVAALQLVKDDAEKGPRVLAFIDTLQAWVMKLVRLVMKLTPYGVLALMTKVVAGSNIQDIMKLGSFVVASYLGLGIMFVVHAVLLSFTGVNPAKFFRKVWPVLTFAFTSRSSAATIPLSVEAQTRRLGIPESIASFAASFGATIGQNGCAGLYPTMLAVMVAPTVGINPFDPVWIATLVGIVTLSSAGVAGVGGGATFAALIVLPAMGLPVTLVALLISVEPLIDMGRTALNVSGSMTAGTITSQLLKQTDKTVMDSEETAELAHR